Genomic segment of Gloeocapsa sp. PCC 7428:
GTGCCATTACTGCGTGGGAGCCGATGTAGCCTGCTCCTCCAGTAACTAAAATCGTCTGCTTAACTGGCAGCATTTGTTTTTTGACTTAGCAACTACTCACTACTGGTGCTAAGTATACCTGATACAGTAGTAGCACCTTCTACATTGTACTGAAAGTTGCAAGTTGACTAACTGGCTACCAATTTGTAACGCTTCTAACGTTCACGCAATTCAAGCAGAAATTTCAGATAACCTCCGTCGAAGTAGTCCACTGAGGTAAATAAGGTTAATTTAGCAACCAATACGCTTGCGATTCGCACTCAGATAAGCAGTTGATCGCAGTCAAATTTACTATCCAAAGACAAAGACTACGTCTTTAAAAGTAAATTCTCTATCTTGTATTAACTATCAGCGTTCAACTGATTGACTTTCAATATTTTGCTGTAGCTGTTGATTCGTATTGGGTTGCAATAAAGTTTTGCACCACATTTAACTCTAAGTACTTACGTTTTACATGAGATGGTAAATGTTTAAAATCTTTAATAACTCTTCTACAATGTGTACTTCCACAACCACATTGCATAACCCAATAATCTTCATCCATAGTTGTAGAATAGTCGAAGTATATCTCTTCGCCTGCGCGGATCTGTTTCAACGCTACTAGTTCTACATCATTTTTAATACCAGCATTAGGATCGCAAGAATGATTGACAAAACGACCTGGAGGTTCTAAATTGACATACAGATTTTTGCCTATTTGTAGTGGATCGCCTTCATATTTCGGAGCTTTTAAAACCGCTTTATCGAAATCGATAATATCCCCAGTAAATTCTAAGATTTTTTCTCCTAAAGCAATATTTTTTCTGGCGAAAAGTCCTTGACCAAATCTACTTTTAGCTATGTAGAACTTTTCATTTTTTGCCAAGCGGAAAATTTCAGATAATACTACCATTTTTTATCCAAAAACTATGCTAGTTAGTGTGCAAATTGTTTTTCAGTCAGCAATGAAAACCTACTTTTCTGTCTTATCTCGGAAATGCCTTATTGATGAATCTATTACAGCTAATAAGTATGCTTTTCGTTTGCATATACGGTTTTAAATATCAAAACATACTATTTTTTAAGAATTAATAACATCTAAGAATCTTGAAGATTAAACAAATTATTTCATGCTAATAAAAAATTAGCAGGCTCGTGTTTCAGCTTTAACAATGTGCTTGACAAAGTATTTTTCGCTGAACAAGGTCAATTTAACGCTATCTTTATTGAGATACAATCGTGAATTCACTGATAGGGATTGAACTAAGTAAAAGCTTCGTTCAGTGTATTTACTGTCATTAATAAATATTTATACAAAATACTTAAGAAAACAATCGGCTAAATAAGTGTTTTGTCTACTTAATCGAGAGCTTATAAGCCAAAATAAACTATTACTATAGATTAGATATCAAAAAAATATTATATAAATTAAAATTAGTAAGTTTCAGATTTTAACAAATATGCCCCACGTAAAAACAATCGTAATTCTACGGATATCATAATAGTATCAATTACGCATTGTATGAAATTACCGTAAATGTACGGTAGTGAAACGCAAGGTTTGATGGTTCTTTGAGTATTAGAAGTTTCAGAATTATATTTGAAAGTGGGGATGTGTTCTGCAAGCTTTTGATATAACCCCTTAGATTGCACACATGACACTTCGGAAAAAAACACTATTACTAATCGCTGTCACGCTCATTAGTCTAATTGGGGTTATCTATGCTACATCATCAACTATTTTATTACGTGGTTTTTCGAGATTAGAAGCGGAAGATACTCGCTACAACGTTAGAAGAGTGCAGGAAGCTTTATCTGATGAAATTGCCAAACTAAGTTTAACAACACGCGACTGGGCAGAATGGGACGAAACATACGCGTTTGTAGAAGATGCAAATCGGCAATACATTGCGACTTATCTTAGTAATGTCAGCATCAATCGGTTGAAGCTAAATTTGATGCTTTACGTTGATGCTTCTAGGAGAATTATTTTTGATAAAGGATACGACTTAGAACGTAAAGAAGCGATATATCTTTTACCCAACTTTCAAAAACATCTTGCAGCAAAAACCGTTCTAGAACACTCAAGTATCAAAAGTTCGATATCAGGGCTAGTAATGCTACCTGAAGGTGCGATGATGATTGCCTCAAGACCGATTCTTAATAGTGAGAGTCGTGGTCCGATTCGAGGAACACTAATCATGGGTCGTTACTTGAATAATTTGGCGATCGCAAAACTAGCTGAAAAAACTCATTTATCGTTGAGGATGTATCGCTTTGACGATATACAAGTACCGCCGGATATTCAACGCGTGCGTTCTGCTTTTAGAGACTTACCCAAAGAGTCTATTTTAGTACTACCACTCGATGAACAAACGATCGCTGGCTACACGATTATTCAAGATATCTATGGCAATCCAGCACTACTACTCTGTGTGGATGCGCCAAGATTAATTTATCAACAAGGTAAAGCGAGTATTCGTCATCTTCTATTATCTTTGGCGATCGTCGGGTTAATGTTTGCCGTTGCCACACTGTTGTTAATAGAAAAGCTGATCTTGTCACGGCTATCGCGGTTAAGTGCGGATGTTCATAGTATTGGCAGAAGTGGCGATCTCGCCGCCCGCGTATTTCCGATTAGTGGGCGAGACGAACTATCCGGCTTAGCAGGTACAATCAATGAAATGTTAGAAGCGTTGGAACACTCGATTGAAGAGCAACGCCAAAGCGAAGAACGCTATCACAGATACGATAAAGTTCTTGCTGAGCTAGCAAAGCACAAAATGCTCGATTGCAGCGATTTACACGTTAATTTACAAGAAATTACTGAAGCTGCTGCACACACATTAGCAGTAGAACGCGTTGGAGTGTGGTTATACGATGACGAACTTTACAAAAAACTGCTTTGCATTGACCTATATCGCAAAAGTATTGACGAGCATTCTCAAGGTGCAGAATTAGCCGCAGCCCATTATCCTACTTACTTTGAAGCGTTGCAAGAAGAACGAACGATCGCAGCTTGTGATGCACACTCCGATCCCCGCACAAAAGAACTCGCAAGATTGTATCTCTATACCAATAGTATTGTCTCAATGTTGGATGCACCCATTTGGCTGGGCGGACAGATGGTGGGAGTCGTGTGTCACGAACACGTAGATTCTATGCGTCACTGGAGTATTGAGGAAAAAAATTTTGCAGCTTCCATCGCTGATTTAGTCTCAGTGACTTTAGAAGCGTGCGAACGGAAGCGATCGCAAGAAGCATTACGCAAAGCGCACGATGACTTAGAAATTCGAGTACGCGAAAGAACTGCGGAACTAGCACAAATTAACCAAGAATTACAAGCAGAAATTACGGAACGGACGCTAGCAGAAGAAAAATTACTCTACGAAGCTTTTCATGATTCGCTCACAGGTTTACCTAACCGAACATTATTCATGCAGCGATTAGGACACGCTTTAGTTCGTGCCAAAAGACGTAGTAATTATTTATTTGCTGTCTTATTTTTAGACTTAGATCGCTTCAAATTGGTTAATGACAGTCTTGGTCACTTAGTTGGCGATCAACTATTGATTGCTTTCGTCCGTAGATTGGAAGTTTGTTTGCGCTCCACAGATACCGTTGCTCGCTTAGGTGGTGATGAGTTCGTCATCTTGCTTGATGATATGAAAGATATTAAAGACGCAACTCTAGTAGCCGAGCGAATTCAAAGAGAACTCATACTACCATTTAACCTGGACGGACACGAAGTTTTCATCACCACAAGTATTGGAATTGCCCTGAGTACAACTGGCTACGACCAAGCAGAAGATATCCTGCGTGATGCTGATACTGTTATGTATCGTGCTAAATCGCTTGGTAAGGCGCGTCATGCTGTATTTGACAAAGATATGCATACGCGCGCAGTATCATTATTGCAATTAGAAAATGACCTACGACGCGCTGTAGAACGTCAAGAATTACTTATTTACTATCAACCAATCGTCTCGCTACATAACAATAGAATTAGAGGTTTTGAAGCATTGCTGCGGTGGAACCATCCAACGCGCGGTATGATCTCACCCGCAGAATTTATCCCTGTTGCTGAAGAAACAGGCTTGATTATTCCTATCGGCTACTGGGTACTGCATCAAGCTTGTCACCAGACACGTATTTGGCAAGAACAATTTACAGCTATCCCACCTTTAACAATTAATGTTAATTGTTCGGGTAAACAGTTCGCCCAACCCGACTTAACTAAACAAATTGACCGCATTTTACACGAGACTGGCTTAAATGGGGTAAGTTTAAATATCGAAATTACAGAAAGTATCTTAATCGAAAATGCAGACTTAGCAGCGAAGATGTTGCTGCAATTAAAAAATCTAGGAATTCAATTATACATTGATGACTTTGGTACAGGCTATTCTTCGCTCAGTTATCTCCATAACTTTCCCATTAATGCCTTGAAAATTGACCGTTCTTTTATTAAACGAATGGGAAGTACTAATGAAAAGCATGAATTAGTCTATACTATTACACAAATGGCTCACAACTTAAATATGAATGTTGTTGCCGAAGGAATTGAAACTTCTGAGCAACTTAGGCAGCTTCAAGATATGAGATGTGAGTACGGTCAAGGTTTTTTGTTTTCTCAACCCTTACAACAAGAAGCAGCAACTGCCTTAATTCAAAGCAGTGTCTGCGTATAAAATAAATTGGTATTGTTACGCTGGTATTAGTGGTTAGTGAATAGTTACTAGTCACCCTTCACCTTTACTAACCATTTTTGGTATAGCAGAGGTCAGAGATCAGTTGACATTGAAGAAAGTGTGGGAAGACTTTGTCAACTGTCAACTGTCAACTTAGCGTGTTCGATGTCCTAACTATACCTTCGACTGCTATACAACTAATCAACCGGATTTGATATGAGTATTACTTTTGATTGCTTTCATTGATAAACTAATCCGTTTTTGTTTTTCGTTAACGTCTAAAACTTTCACGCGCACAATTTGCCCGACTTTCACAATTTGTTTAGGATCGCTGACAAAACGCTCGGATAGTTGAGAAATATGAACTAAACCATTTTCGTGAACACCAATATCTACGAAAGCACCAAAGTTAGCAACGTTTGTCACGATACCTTCTAGTTCCATACCAACCTTGAGATCGGTAATTTCTTTAATTCCTTGCTTGAAAGTAGCGTACTTAAATTCGGCGCGCGGATCTCTTCCTGGTTTTTCTAATTCGTTAATGATATCGCGTAGTGTAGGTTCGCCAATGGTCGCGGTTACATATTTTTTCAATGAAATTGATTTGAGCTTTTGAGCGCTTTGAGTAATATTGACAGGAGATATATTTAAATCTGCGGCGATCGCTTCGACAACACCGTAACTTTCAGGATGAACAGCGGTATTATCTAAAGGATTTTTCCCGCCACGAATTCGCAAAAAACCCGCAGCTTGCTCAAAAGCTTTTGGTCCTAATTTAGGAACTTTCAATAACTCGCGGCGCTGTTTAAAAGCACCGTTTTGATTGCGATAGGCAACAATATTATTAGCAACTGTCGCACTAATTCCCGCGACAAAAGTTAATAACTCTTTAGAAGCAGTATTCAAATCTACACCAACGTAGTTAACACAGCTTTCTACGGTTTCATCAAGCTTCTTTTTAAGTAATTTTTGATCGACATCGTGTTGATATTGTCCAACACCGATTGACTTGGGATCAATTTTTACTAATTCGGCTAAAGGGTCTTGTAAGCGGCGACCAATACTAATTGCACCGCGTACAGTAACATCAAGATCGGGAAATTCTGCAAGCGCAACTTGACTTGCTGAGTAAATCGATGCGCCCGACTCATTGACGATAACTTTAATTGGCTTGCGTTCGATTGTTGCTAACACTTCTGACACAAATTCATCGGTTTCGCGGCTAGCTGTACCATTACCAATTGCAATGAGTTCAATTTTATATTTTTCGATTAACTTTTTTAGTGTATTTGCGGCTTGCGATCGCTCGTTTGCTGAAGCATGAGGAAAAATCGCTTGATATTCTAAAAACTTTCCTGTCTCGTCTAACACAGCAACTTTACACCCAGTACGAAATCCAGGATCGATTGCGAGTGTGGGTTTCATTCCTGCTGGTGGCGATAGGAGTAATTCTCTTAAATTTGTTTCAAACGTTTTAATCGATTCGATATCAGCTTCGGCTTTCTTTTGGGCAATAACTTCACCGATTAAGGAAGCTTTCATCAAGCGGTTAAATGCATCTTTGAGCATTGCGCGATAAAATTCGCGAATTTCGGGAACTTTAGTTTTGATTTCTTGTGCGGCTAAAGTCGCGAGAACCTCGGAGTCATCGAAAGCAAGTTCCAAATCTAGTACTTTTTCATTTTCACCCCGTAGGAGTGCTAGGAGACTATGCGGGGCGATCGCTTTTACACTAACAGTAAAATCTCGGTAAGTTTCAAACTTAGTGGTTCCTTCAGGATACTCCTTTTTGATTTGAGATTTAAATACGCCGTTTTGAAGGAGATAATCTCTAATATATGCGCGTAAATCGGCTTTCTCGGAAACTTCTTCAGCTAGAATATCTCCTGCACCGCTTAACGCTTCTGCAACCGTTTTAACGTCTTTTTCCTCAGAAATATAATCTACTGCGACTTTTTCTAGCGAAGCGATCGCTGCATTTCGTGAATTTAAAGATTTAATATGTTGTGCTAGTGGTTCTAACCCCTTTTCTCGCGCGATCGTTGCTTTTGTCCGGCGTTTTGGTCGATACGGAAGATATAAGTCTTCTAATTCGGTTTTTTGCAGACAGGTTTCGATTTTGTGTTTTAGTTCATCTGTGAGTTTGCCAGCGGAAGCGATCGCATCTAAAATTGTTGTCTTTCTTGCTTCTAATTCTGTTAAATATGTGTACCTTTCCGCTAAGTCGCGCAGTTGGACTTCATTCATCTCGCCAGTGCGTTCTTTGCGGTAACGCGCAATAAAAGGAATTGTCGCACCTTCGGCAAATAATTCAAGTGCGTTTTCGACTTGGAAAGGCTTTAATGATAACTCTTGTGCTAAAACTTGCGGAATATTCAACATTAGGCGTGTCATTGCAACAGCAGATTACAAACTATCAAGACAAATTCCCTAATCTCCGATCTCTGAC
This window contains:
- a CDS encoding Tex family protein, with the protein product MLNIPQVLAQELSLKPFQVENALELFAEGATIPFIARYRKERTGEMNEVQLRDLAERYTYLTELEARKTTILDAIASAGKLTDELKHKIETCLQKTELEDLYLPYRPKRRTKATIAREKGLEPLAQHIKSLNSRNAAIASLEKVAVDYISEEKDVKTVAEALSGAGDILAEEVSEKADLRAYIRDYLLQNGVFKSQIKKEYPEGTTKFETYRDFTVSVKAIAPHSLLALLRGENEKVLDLELAFDDSEVLATLAAQEIKTKVPEIREFYRAMLKDAFNRLMKASLIGEVIAQKKAEADIESIKTFETNLRELLLSPPAGMKPTLAIDPGFRTGCKVAVLDETGKFLEYQAIFPHASANERSQAANTLKKLIEKYKIELIAIGNGTASRETDEFVSEVLATIERKPIKVIVNESGASIYSASQVALAEFPDLDVTVRGAISIGRRLQDPLAELVKIDPKSIGVGQYQHDVDQKLLKKKLDETVESCVNYVGVDLNTASKELLTFVAGISATVANNIVAYRNQNGAFKQRRELLKVPKLGPKAFEQAAGFLRIRGGKNPLDNTAVHPESYGVVEAIAADLNISPVNITQSAQKLKSISLKKYVTATIGEPTLRDIINELEKPGRDPRAEFKYATFKQGIKEITDLKVGMELEGIVTNVANFGAFVDIGVHENGLVHISQLSERFVSDPKQIVKVGQIVRVKVLDVNEKQKRISLSMKAIKSNTHIKSG
- a CDS encoding EAL domain-containing protein, which codes for MTLRKKTLLLIAVTLISLIGVIYATSSTILLRGFSRLEAEDTRYNVRRVQEALSDEIAKLSLTTRDWAEWDETYAFVEDANRQYIATYLSNVSINRLKLNLMLYVDASRRIIFDKGYDLERKEAIYLLPNFQKHLAAKTVLEHSSIKSSISGLVMLPEGAMMIASRPILNSESRGPIRGTLIMGRYLNNLAIAKLAEKTHLSLRMYRFDDIQVPPDIQRVRSAFRDLPKESILVLPLDEQTIAGYTIIQDIYGNPALLLCVDAPRLIYQQGKASIRHLLLSLAIVGLMFAVATLLLIEKLILSRLSRLSADVHSIGRSGDLAARVFPISGRDELSGLAGTINEMLEALEHSIEEQRQSEERYHRYDKVLAELAKHKMLDCSDLHVNLQEITEAAAHTLAVERVGVWLYDDELYKKLLCIDLYRKSIDEHSQGAELAAAHYPTYFEALQEERTIAACDAHSDPRTKELARLYLYTNSIVSMLDAPIWLGGQMVGVVCHEHVDSMRHWSIEEKNFAASIADLVSVTLEACERKRSQEALRKAHDDLEIRVRERTAELAQINQELQAEITERTLAEEKLLYEAFHDSLTGLPNRTLFMQRLGHALVRAKRRSNYLFAVLFLDLDRFKLVNDSLGHLVGDQLLIAFVRRLEVCLRSTDTVARLGGDEFVILLDDMKDIKDATLVAERIQRELILPFNLDGHEVFITTSIGIALSTTGYDQAEDILRDADTVMYRAKSLGKARHAVFDKDMHTRAVSLLQLENDLRRAVERQELLIYYQPIVSLHNNRIRGFEALLRWNHPTRGMISPAEFIPVAEETGLIIPIGYWVLHQACHQTRIWQEQFTAIPPLTINVNCSGKQFAQPDLTKQIDRILHETGLNGVSLNIEITESILIENADLAAKMLLQLKNLGIQLYIDDFGTGYSSLSYLHNFPINALKIDRSFIKRMGSTNEKHELVYTITQMAHNLNMNVVAEGIETSEQLRQLQDMRCEYGQGFLFSQPLQQEAATALIQSSVCV
- a CDS encoding SET domain-containing protein translates to MVVLSEIFRLAKNEKFYIAKSRFGQGLFARKNIALGEKILEFTGDIIDFDKAVLKAPKYEGDPLQIGKNLYVNLEPPGRFVNHSCDPNAGIKNDVELVALKQIRAGEEIYFDYSTTMDEDYWVMQCGCGSTHCRRVIKDFKHLPSHVKRKYLELNVVQNFIATQYESTATAKY